The uncultured Cohaesibacter sp. genome window below encodes:
- a CDS encoding GNAT family N-acetyltransferase gives MASATALIRPANSADLDAVVAFHVRLWRETYRTMAPEAAYDALDEARRRPSWQATLSAPKPGQQTWIAERQGEIVGLIAFGPASHEVFKDAGEIKHLYVDSKARRTGLGRTLAALAFAELAKAEFDRAALAVVRDNHTAIHFYEAMGGRKIGTYTDPGPMWRSENLVYGWEIGA, from the coding sequence ATGGCCAGCGCCACCGCGCTCATTCGCCCGGCGAACAGCGCTGATCTTGATGCCGTGGTGGCCTTCCATGTGCGTCTCTGGCGCGAAACTTATCGCACGATGGCTCCAGAAGCGGCCTATGACGCCCTTGATGAGGCCCGCCGCCGCCCTTCCTGGCAAGCCACCCTGTCGGCGCCCAAGCCGGGGCAGCAGACGTGGATAGCCGAACGGCAGGGAGAGATTGTCGGCCTCATCGCCTTCGGTCCTGCGAGCCATGAAGTCTTTAAGGATGCAGGCGAAATCAAGCATCTCTATGTGGATTCCAAGGCGCGCCGAACGGGTCTTGGCCGCACGCTGGCGGCTCTTGCCTTTGCGGAACTTGCCAAGGCCGAGTTTGATCGAGCGGCTCTGGCCGTCGTCCGTGATAACCACACTGCCATCCACTTCTATGAAGCCATGGGCGGCAGGAAGATCGGCACCTACACTGATCCCGGCCCCATGTGGCGCTCCGAGAATCTGGTCTACGGCTGGGAAATCGGGGCGTAG